A section of the Oreochromis niloticus isolate F11D_XX linkage group LG9, O_niloticus_UMD_NMBU, whole genome shotgun sequence genome encodes:
- the LOC102080242 gene encoding vegetative cell wall protein gp1, whose protein sequence is MDPADSMEKLKREAAFQPDQLVEPQPDTPALASSKKRRSRRGRSSPQLDSRTFHQSAALEVDTPAGPTLPSVHPPVVPASRSSLPQVAATASSPPPSAAASPPASHHTAATAALSASPSTSPTLPSSPPPAAAVSPSSPSDQPSVAAAQPEEPAPQPAPPAEELGERGEPVLQPAPPAEELGEREEPAPQPAPPTEELKEPEGPAPPAEELKEPEGPAPPAEELSEREKRALSPEDLGVPSQPVTV, encoded by the exons ATGGACCCAGCGGACTCAATGGAGAAGCTCAAGAGGGAG GCTGCTTTTCAGCCCGACCAGCTGGTGGAACCTCAGCCTGACACGCCGGCCCTGGCATCGTCAAAGAAGCGACGCTCGCGCCGCGGGCGCTCCTCACCGCAGCTGGATTCCCGGACTTTTCATCAGTCGGCTGCG TTGGAGGTCGATACACCTGCTGGACCTACTCTGCCGTCAGTTCACCCGCCTGTTGTTCCTGCATCACGGTCCAGTCTACCGCAAGTAGCTGCCACAGCATCATCACCTCCGCCCTCTGCAGCTGCTTCTCCACCAGCGTCCCATCACACTGCAGCGACCGCAGCACTCTCAGCTTCACCATCCACATCACCTACTCTACCATCATCTCCACCACCTGCAGCTGCCGTATCACCATCTTCACCTTCGGATCAACCATCTGTAGCTGCAGCGCAGCCGGAGGAGCCCGCGCCACAGCCCGCGCCGCCTGCAGAGGAGCTCGGTGAGCGGGGGGAGCCCGTGCTGCAGCCCGCGCCACCTGCGGAGGAGCTTGGCGAGCGGGAGGAGCCCGCGCCGCAGCCCGCGCCGCCAACGGAGGAGCTCAAAGAGCCGGAGGGACCGGCGCCGCCAGCGGAGGAGCTCAAAGAGCCGGAGGGACCGGCGCCGCCAGcggaggagc